GAGAATTCAGCAGTGCCCAATTAAGTAAAAAGTACGCGTGTCGATTCCTGATTTCCAGTCCATTATGCTGCCTCTTCTGAAAAGAGCTGAAGACGGCGCCGAGCATTCTTTGCAGGGAGAAATCGAAGCGCTCGCCGAATTTTTTGGTTTGACATTCGAAGAGCGTGCCGAAATGTTGCCGAGCGGACAGCAGGCACGCTTTAATAACCGTGTGCATTGGGCGAGAAGCTATATGAAGCAAGCTCGATTGATTGAAAATACTCGACGAAGTTGCTTCAAGATTACTCAACGAGGTAAAGACCTGTTGCGCGAAAACCCTCAGCTGATCAATATGCGATTGCTTGAGCGGTATCCGGAGTACGTCCAGTTTAAGGAGCGTAAACGTGACGAGAACGATAGCGCGCGGAGGGAGGAAGTTGCCGCGCCTCAAGAACAAACGCCAGAAGAGCTTCTGGAGCAGTCGTACCGAATCGTCAACGAGGCTTTGGCAATCGAAGTCTTGCAGCGAGTCAAAGAATGCTCTCCTGCGTTCTTCGAGCGCCTTGTCGTGGAACTGCTTGTAAAAATGGGTTATGGAGGGACGCGGCAAGACGCCGGCAGAGCTATTGGCGGAAGCGGCGACGAGGGTATCGATGGCATCATCAATGAAGATCGATTAGGGCTCGATGCCATTTATATTCAAGCCAAGCGTTGGGATAGCGGTGTCGTCGGAAGACCTGAAATCATGAAATTTGTCGGCGCGCTACAGGGTAAGCGCGCGCATAAAGGTGTTTTCATCACCACTTCGTGTTTTACCAAGGACTCCCAAGCCTACGTCGAAAATATTTCTAACAAGGTTGTACTTATTGACGGAGCTTCGTTAGCTAGGCTTATGCTGGAAAATAATGTCGGTGTCAGTTCCGTCAGATCCTTCGATATCAAAAGAATCGATTCAGATTATTTTTCTGACGAATGACCGCACAATCAGCTGTGATATTTTGTGCTGCCAGAACGAGTATATAAAACCCCGATTTCCGTACTCGTCGTCATCCATACGCCGACGTTGCTCGTGCTGCTACTCGAACGCGCCGATCACCCCGGCTATTGGCAGTCGGTGACCGGCAGCCTCGATGCCGATGAGCTGCACGCCAGGGCCGCGCAGCGCGAGGTGTTCGAGGAAACCCGGATCGACGCTAGCCGTCATGTATTGACGGACTGGAATCTGCAATACGAGTTCGAGATCTTCGAGGAATGGCGGCACCGATATGAACCGGGCGTTACGCGCAATACCGAGCACGTGTTTGGCCTTTGCGTGTCGCGAGCGGATACCGTGACCGTGCACGCGCGCGAGCATCTGGGTTTTATCTGGTTGCCCTGGCAGGAAGCCGCCGAAAAGGTATTTTCGTGGACGAACAAGGCCGCGATCCTGAAGCTGCCGGAGAAGTTTGCGGGTTAGTCTTTTTGCGATGCAACACCCAGTCCGTTATCGTGTCTTAGTCTTGTAATCTTCGCTTCCTGCTGGGAGGTAATGCCATGCAAACCGCTGCGATCGCGTTCGACCGTTTCGACAAGCTGCAGGACGACGCCTGCGAGGCTCGCATCCATGCGGCCAAGGCCGCGCTCGGCAAGCGACTTGTCATCCTTGGTCACCATTACCAGCGCGCCGACGTTTACAAGCACGCCGATCTGACCGGTGATTCGCTGAAGCTGTCAAAGCTTGCCTCAGAGACCGATGCCGAATTCATCGTGTTCTGCGGTGTGCATTTCATGGCCGAAGTCGCCGATATCATGACGCACGGCCAACGCACGGTCGTGCTGCCCGATCTCAACGCCGGCTGCTCGATGGCCGACATGGCGAATCTTGGCAAGGTCGAGCGCGCGTGGCGCGAATTGTCGGAAGTGCTGAATCCGGACGAGACGATCACGCCGGTCACCTACATCAATTCCGCGGCCGACCTCAAGGCGTTTTGCGGCGAGCACGGCGGTATCGTATGCACGTCGAGCAACGCCGGGAAGATTCTCGAGTGGTCGCTCGCGCGCCGCGAAAAAGTGCTGTTTTTCCCGGATCAGCATCTCGGCCGCTGGTCCGGTTTTCAGCGTGGCATTCCGCAGGAACAGATGGTCGTCTGGG
Above is a genomic segment from Burkholderiales bacterium containing:
- a CDS encoding restriction endonuclease, coding for MSIPDFQSIMLPLLKRAEDGAEHSLQGEIEALAEFFGLTFEERAEMLPSGQQARFNNRVHWARSYMKQARLIENTRRSCFKITQRGKDLLRENPQLINMRLLERYPEYVQFKERKRDENDSARREEVAAPQEQTPEELLEQSYRIVNEALAIEVLQRVKECSPAFFERLVVELLVKMGYGGTRQDAGRAIGGSGDEGIDGIINEDRLGLDAIYIQAKRWDSGVVGRPEIMKFVGALQGKRAHKGVFITTSCFTKDSQAYVENISNKVVLIDGASLARLMLENNVGVSSVRSFDIKRIDSDYFSDE
- the nudB gene encoding dihydroneopterin triphosphate diphosphatase; amino-acid sequence: MPERVYKTPISVLVVIHTPTLLVLLLERADHPGYWQSVTGSLDADELHARAAQREVFEETRIDASRHVLTDWNLQYEFEIFEEWRHRYEPGVTRNTEHVFGLCVSRADTVTVHAREHLGFIWLPWQEAAEKVFSWTNKAAILKLPEKFAG
- the nadA gene encoding quinolinate synthase NadA, coding for MQTAAIAFDRFDKLQDDACEARIHAAKAALGKRLVILGHHYQRADVYKHADLTGDSLKLSKLASETDAEFIVFCGVHFMAEVADIMTHGQRTVVLPDLNAGCSMADMANLGKVERAWRELSEVLNPDETITPVTYINSAADLKAFCGEHGGIVCTSSNAGKILEWSLARREKVLFFPDQHLGRWSGFQRGIPQEQMVVWDFDQPLGGLTPEQLRNAKILLWKGHCSVHQMFQPQHVIRFRNLYPDGIVISHPECNFEVCKASDYVGSTEYILKTVKAGAPNTRWLVGTELNLVNRLAEEVKHEGKIVQFMAPTVCMCSTMARIDPQHLAWSLENLAAGKVVNRISVPKDEADLARLALQRMLDIS